Within Bdellovibrionales bacterium, the genomic segment TTGATCTTTCCAGGTGTGATTTCAGGAGGACGATTGACATACGGAACAATTTTCTGAACGGGGCGTCGAACGCATCCGAAGGTGCTCAAGGCCATGCTCGCGCCCATGACCTTCAAAAATTCTCGACGTGCCCAGCCACCCTGTCCCTCATCAGACCCAAGTGGACTTGATTGAAATTCATTCTCAGCCTGACGCTTAAATTCGGGATCATGGCTCCACTGATCGAGGCTAAGCCAATATTTTGGCGATCCATTTCCTTCAGAACCGGTTTGTTTCGTATCCATATCTCTTCCAGGCTCCCAAAGCTGTTAATAGTGACAGGTGGAACATTCAACCGAAGCATTATTCTCCGGCTGGCGGTGACAACTCACGCACCAACCCATAGAAAGACTATTATATTGTTTTACAATAGGCATCGTCTCTACGGGGCCATGGCATTCTTGGCAAACCTTCCCGGCTCTTATATGGGCAGAGTGATTGAACTTAACATGGTCCGGCAACAAATGCACTTTCTGCCAAGCAATCGACTCTCCCGCACTGTAAAGCTCATTGAGTTTTTGAATATTTGGTTTGTCGAGCCCGACCGTTAGGTGGCAATTCATACAAATATTCATGCTGGGAACTGAAGAGTGACGAGATGTCTCAACCGCAACGTGACAGTACTTACAATCAATTTTGTGAGTGCCGGCATGAAGCTCATGTGAGAAAGGAAGAGGCTGGTCTGGCATATACCCCTTATTATAACCAATAGTCACCTTATTGTTATTGATGAGATACACAAAACCCGAAAGCCCGCCCAACAGTCCAAGTACGACCGCAGCGCCGATCACCTTTTTGTCATGAGTTACCTACATACAGTGTGGAAATCTGAGCTGTTATTAATTAATTTTCAAGAACAATTTATTTATCTATAATTCTGGGATTCGAGCTTGGCAATAACGAAATAAAGATTTTGTTAAGGAGTCCAGGCCGCCATGAAAAAACCTTAAACCCCTGCCTAACTAAAATTTATTTAGAACGCCCTTCCGCTTTCAATCGACTATAACGCACTGTAGATACGTAAATCACCCACAGCAAATGAATAGCGACAAAAACTGCGACATATTCAACTCCGCCAGCTCCAAATCCATAGGAGTGAAGTCCCGCTCCTAAAACAAAATTGACCCCATACCAAGCCATGATCACCAGAGAAAAGGCGACGACGCTACACACGGCCAATCCAAATTTACGAACCCATCCCACAAGGCGACCATGAAGAATCGCTAAATAACCAAACCAGGCGATCAGTGCCCAAGTTTCTTTTGGATCCCAGCCCCAAAAACGACCCCAAGAATAATCTGCCCAAACTCCTCCCAAGATTATTCCTGTCCCCAAAAGCACCACTCCGACTTGAATAACTCGGTATATCGATCGGTTCCCCTCTTGAATCTCTTTGGCAAACTTCTCTTCTCCCCGCAAAAAATACATCAATTGCAAATCACCCAGGGCAAATGCAAGAAAAAAAGCCGCATAACTAAGTGTGATAATCAATACGTGCGTGGTGAGCCAGAAATTATCTCGCAGAACTGGCTGCAAAGGCTGCAGAGACTTGTCTAAAACTGAAGGAGCCATGTCGGTTAGAATCAAACACAAAACAGAAATAAAGGAAGAAACCATTAAGACGGCTTTTGTTCGGTTCTTCAGCTCAAAAATCATCGCAAAAATCACGGCTCCCCACGGAACCCACACAACTGTTTCATACATATTTGAAACTGGTGGACGACCCAAAATATAGGACCTAATCACCATTCCATAGGTGTGCAGAATGAGCCCCGCTACGATGCCAGCCCATCCACCATAGTAGAGCCAAGATCGATTGTTAACCATTGCTCCAAGAAGAAAAAATGCACCCATCAGATAAAATACCCAGGACCAGAGAAAGGGATGGAAAGTGTTCAAATGAACTTCAGCTTTGACTTTGACTTCGTCTCCATAGGAATTCGGATTGATGGCACGGGCAAGCTGATTAAATTCGGAAACAGCGATATCCAGTTCCTTTAAAGACTCCTCCCTCCCAGATAATTTTTGAGGGTCTATGTTGCTAGTCAAAACCTTTACAAATGCCTTGGTTACCCCCTCAAAACGGCTTTTCAGGTCTCCATTCAACTGAGCAACCGTCTGCCAAATATCTCCATTGACTCCAGGAGCAACTCTTAAAGCCTGGCCCATCTTGAGTCCATGATACATACTCAACTGATTTTCTAAGTTCTGAATTGCCTGATAGTAGGGATTCAATTTCTCCTGACTCGCCAGGCGACTCTGCATATCTTGAATCAAGAGTCCCACACGTTCATTCGCAAACAACTCATTGGGTGAGTAATACACCTGAGTCCTATCCTTATCTAATTTGAGAGCCTCTCGGAGCCCATTGTGTCTGACCAAAACAATGGGTGTCTTGTCCCACTGTTCCGGAACAAGCATCCAAGTGAAAACAATGTCTGCCGCCTCCCGATCCTGATAGGTCTCTTTCCCGTATATGAGTTTCAATGCTTCGCGCGCAAAGGAATCATAGGGCTTTATTCGACCACCATCCTGAATGTGCATACGACGCAGAGCTTCGCTTGTGAAACTTGGTGCAGCAGAGGCTGAAAACATTGAAAATCCGGTCATCCAAATAGAAAAAAATACCCAAGAAAATTGAGAAAATACGAAGGGGATTCGGGAGGATTTCATGACACGGCTCCTTCTCGTTTTCGTTGATTGGCTCTAAAGACCCC encodes:
- a CDS encoding cytochrome c3 family protein codes for the protein MPDQPLPFSHELHAGTHKIDCKYCHVAVETSRHSSVPSMNICMNCHLTVGLDKPNIQKLNELYSAGESIAWQKVHLLPDHVKFNHSAHIRAGKVCQECHGPVETMPIVKQYNSLSMGWCVSCHRQPENNASVECSTCHY
- the ccsA gene encoding cytochrome c biogenesis protein CcsA translates to MKSSRIPFVFSQFSWVFFSIWMTGFSMFSASAAPSFTSEALRRMHIQDGGRIKPYDSFAREALKLIYGKETYQDREAADIVFTWMLVPEQWDKTPIVLVRHNGLREALKLDKDRTQVYYSPNELFANERVGLLIQDMQSRLASQEKLNPYYQAIQNLENQLSMYHGLKMGQALRVAPGVNGDIWQTVAQLNGDLKSRFEGVTKAFVKVLTSNIDPQKLSGREESLKELDIAVSEFNQLARAINPNSYGDEVKVKAEVHLNTFHPFLWSWVFYLMGAFFLLGAMVNNRSWLYYGGWAGIVAGLILHTYGMVIRSYILGRPPVSNMYETVVWVPWGAVIFAMIFELKNRTKAVLMVSSFISVLCLILTDMAPSVLDKSLQPLQPVLRDNFWLTTHVLIITLSYAAFFLAFALGDLQLMYFLRGEEKFAKEIQEGNRSIYRVIQVGVVLLGTGIILGGVWADYSWGRFWGWDPKETWALIAWFGYLAILHGRLVGWVRKFGLAVCSVVAFSLVIMAWYGVNFVLGAGLHSYGFGAGGVEYVAVFVAIHLLWVIYVSTVRYSRLKAEGRSK